A window from Herbaspirillum sp. meg3 encodes these proteins:
- the purT gene encoding formate-dependent phosphoribosylglycinamide formyltransferase, translating into MKTPVRLGTPLSPSATKVMLLGSGELGKEVIIALQRLGVEVIAVDRYADAPGHQVAHRSHVINMTDGAALAALIEKEQPDLVVPEIEAIATETLVELEKAGKARVIPTARAAWLTMNREGIRRLAGETLSLATSPYRFADSLEELKAATEQIGFPCVIKPVMSSSGKGQSKIDSAAEVEAAWNYAAAGGRVDSGRVIVEGFIDFDYEITLLTVRSLNENGDTITSFCEPIGHVQVKGDYVESWQPHPMHPTALDKARDIARKVTENLGGLGLFGVELFVKGEMVWFSEVSPRPHDTGMVTMVSQIQSEFELHAKAILGLPVNVALRTPGASAVIYGQHDAKAIAFEGVADALRIPGADIRLFGKPESFERRRMGVALAAADNVSDARIRAKQAAAKVKPVKTN; encoded by the coding sequence ATGAAGACACCTGTCCGCCTCGGCACTCCGCTTTCCCCTTCCGCCACCAAAGTCATGCTGCTCGGCTCCGGCGAGCTCGGCAAAGAAGTGATCATCGCCCTGCAACGCCTGGGCGTGGAAGTCATCGCCGTGGACCGCTACGCCGACGCTCCCGGCCATCAGGTGGCACATCGTTCTCATGTCATCAACATGACCGACGGTGCGGCGCTGGCTGCACTGATCGAAAAGGAACAACCTGATCTGGTCGTGCCGGAAATCGAAGCCATCGCCACCGAGACCTTGGTCGAGCTGGAAAAAGCCGGCAAGGCGCGCGTCATCCCGACCGCCCGCGCCGCCTGGTTGACCATGAACCGCGAAGGCATCCGTCGCCTGGCTGGTGAAACCCTGAGCCTGGCGACATCGCCTTACCGCTTTGCAGACAGCCTGGAAGAACTGAAAGCCGCCACCGAACAAATCGGTTTCCCCTGCGTGATCAAGCCGGTCATGTCGTCCTCCGGCAAGGGTCAGTCGAAGATCGACAGCGCTGCCGAAGTCGAAGCAGCGTGGAATTACGCCGCAGCCGGCGGCCGCGTCGATTCCGGTCGCGTGATCGTCGAAGGCTTCATCGACTTCGACTATGAAATCACCCTGCTGACCGTGCGCTCGCTCAACGAAAACGGCGACACCATCACCAGCTTCTGCGAGCCGATCGGCCACGTGCAAGTCAAGGGTGACTATGTCGAATCCTGGCAGCCGCACCCTATGCATCCGACCGCATTGGACAAGGCACGCGACATCGCTCGCAAGGTCACCGAAAACCTCGGCGGCCTGGGCCTGTTTGGCGTGGAATTATTCGTCAAGGGTGAAATGGTCTGGTTCTCCGAAGTCAGCCCGCGTCCTCACGACACCGGCATGGTCACCATGGTCAGCCAGATCCAGAGCGAATTCGAACTGCACGCCAAGGCCATCCTTGGCCTGCCGGTCAACGTGGCGTTGCGCACGCCGGGCGCGTCTGCCGTGATCTATGGACAGCACGATGCCAAAGCCATCGCCTTTGAAGGCGTGGCCGACGCGCTGCGCATCCCAGGCGCGGATATCCGCCTGTTCGGCAAGCCGGAGTCCTTCGAACGCCGCCGCATGGGTGTTGCGCTAGCCGCCGCCGACAACGTCAGCGATGCGCGCATCCGCGCCAAACAGGCTGCCGCCAAGGTCAAGCCAGTCAAGACCAACTAA
- a CDS encoding porin, whose translation MHRLIIGMGVLVLPFTGALAQSSIAIYGVMDAGTQVSRFGNGTQFNLASGQFEGSRIGVKGWEELGQGYKTMINLESRIEVDTGGISNGYIAPNIGANLTRGLPAAVSRMLGPQLTPRVVVNTNATLFDRTSIVGLVTPAGAILVGRQYTPAYEVVSKADTFEAGTAAGWGQILQGSGGFITSGVAIRASNAIQYRIESNGTGASLMAAFDNTGSLNLSKRFYGGNLRFRNETWNAGISYQQEQDQQGRSSLNTTVAGGSYVMGNAKLFAGYAHMRNDHSAIVPLLTPVIGATYVNIVGSNARLDSHSVSVGTQYRLGHGRILAAISRTAEKASRSKVALYGMGYLHDLSKRTDVYTIVAYARNQENAQYASGGAGYAGGFTSGAGQSASALQFGIRHRW comes from the coding sequence ATGCATCGACTCATCATCGGCATGGGCGTTCTCGTACTTCCTTTTACCGGGGCCTTGGCGCAATCCAGTATCGCGATCTACGGCGTCATGGATGCCGGAACGCAGGTTTCCCGATTTGGTAACGGCACGCAATTCAATCTGGCAAGCGGACAATTCGAAGGCTCGAGGATTGGAGTCAAAGGATGGGAAGAGCTTGGGCAAGGCTACAAGACAATGATTAACCTGGAAAGCCGGATTGAGGTAGATACAGGGGGCATATCGAATGGCTATATTGCGCCCAATATTGGCGCTAATCTAACGCGGGGTTTGCCCGCCGCCGTCAGTCGTATGCTTGGTCCGCAATTAACGCCGCGTGTGGTCGTCAATACGAATGCCACCTTGTTCGACAGAACCTCCATCGTTGGATTGGTCACCCCAGCAGGGGCAATTTTGGTGGGACGGCAATACACGCCAGCCTATGAGGTTGTCTCTAAGGCAGACACATTCGAAGCAGGGACGGCGGCCGGTTGGGGGCAGATTCTGCAAGGCTCCGGCGGGTTCATTACTTCCGGGGTGGCGATTCGGGCCAGCAATGCGATTCAATACCGTATTGAGTCGAATGGGACGGGAGCATCGCTCATGGCGGCGTTCGATAATACCGGCTCGCTCAATCTTTCCAAGCGCTTTTATGGCGGTAATTTACGTTTCAGGAATGAGACGTGGAATGCCGGGATCAGCTACCAACAGGAGCAGGATCAACAAGGTCGCTCATCGCTCAATACCACCGTTGCAGGCGGTTCCTACGTGATGGGCAACGCCAAATTGTTTGCAGGTTATGCGCACATGCGCAACGACCATTCCGCCATCGTGCCGCTGTTGACGCCCGTGATCGGGGCGACCTACGTCAACATTGTTGGGAGTAATGCCAGGCTGGATTCCCATAGTGTCAGCGTCGGCACGCAATATCGTCTGGGTCACGGCAGAATCCTTGCGGCGATTTCGCGTACGGCCGAAAAAGCATCGCGGAGCAAGGTAGCTCTTTATGGAATGGGATATCTTCATGATCTGTCGAAACGCACCGATGTTTATACGATAGTCGCGTACGCCCGCAATCAGGAGAACGCGCAATACGCCTCGGGAGGCGCCGGTTATGCTGGCGGCTTCACGAGTGGGGCCGGACAGAGTGCAAGCGCTCTACAGTTTGGCATCCGTCATCGCTGGTAA